CTTAGATTGCTTCACCCTCCCAGCTTTTTCAGttataattattgatttttacttgaGTAAGACTCTAAGACATTTTCAGGTAAAGTAGGAAAGGTAATAGTATTTaaagatctataatctatactctATACCAGGCATGTccaactcattaaggtgtatgggccgcataaaaacttactatgacctgatCAGTTGCtaaacagcctactagttttatgtaaatagaaacaatacaaaagaATACTATAATTAATGTCATACCTGCcccttagttagctaaatttgtagtaccATTTGGTAATTAAAAGTTAAtatgattacgcattattttctttgttctgatgcttgacatcttttatgGGATATAACTTTATTAATGTCGTGTTGAAGTTTGTTTtccactgacactttcatcactgatgacaaattttgatgaCATAATCTCGAACAGTGAGGTgcttttgtagctttcattatggaaaagaactgctaaCAGAGATAAGTGCTTGCAAACAGCAAGTATTCTGGCTGCAAACTTCCGCAATTCAACGTACCGTTCagggtaaataactgtaaaattttggcacagccaattctatatacttcgatttcaacaaagaatctgactgcAATTCTATCAGCTCcagttgcacattaccagcagcaatttcagaatcaaatgagaatggagatacaaacaatgaaaattcttgctcgtacGAAACGAAGTCATGgaaacggtcattgaaagcatctacttacgattccaggtgtaagacatatttatGAAATGTCCCatccgtatttaatctttttagttcctgacacgttgagaagtgaacaagatttcctcttcatatttggtttatctagtcgtaattttgcttgtaagcacttcacatgattacacacagttgtgacaattttgtctttactttgaagtttcaaattcaagtcttgcaggtgagcATTGAGATCAACTGCCAATGGCAGATCCCAAATGCATTAGTCAGTTTGAAAATcttcaacaggttcacctttcatgttcagaaacaatacaatttcctcacgcagtgcaaaaaaatctcttcaatgCTTTATGACAGTAGAGCCAAcggacttctgtgtagtagggaacacaatcaaattggtgtccaatgtcattcagaaacattgaaaattagCAATGATTTAAACTACGGGCACGAATAAAACTGAGAGTGACTGAAAccggtcttatgacatgttggagCTGTAATTGCTGTgcgcagaatgtttcttggtgaaggatgcactgaaaatgagcaaatttaaacTTAGCATCAGTCTGTCTAATTTttgcaagtagctttgcatcaaaaccatttcattttatGGTTGGTGTGCCCtccgttgttagactagctagttttaccaaagataaattgtactgcaatatcTCCTCCTCTAATTTCTCAAAAccatcctcgcttgttgtggtgttatgcatagaacagagCTCAAGTACTTCCTCATGTAACTCAAAATTCATGTCACAGGCCCTTATGAATATAACCAACTGTGTTACACCtgttacatcagttgactcatggAGAGCTAaggaaaataattcaaaatctttaattgttcacgcaatctgactgacatgtcatttattctatctgccacagtgttgctagttaacgctatttctgtgaatgctttcaccttttctggacaaattacttcggcttgaacgacacactccttcataaaatcacattcacttaatgatttgctatggcttgcaattaagtttgacaaaatgaagcttgctttcactgcagactcactctcgttgttcattttaacaaatactattttttcaATTGAAGTAGattgtcatctcttattttccagcgtaacagtttaacattattttgataatttttaggTGGCTAAGCGGGCAGCACTCAAGGTGGTCACGGGCCACATTGACATGCCTGCTCTATACCCTATACTCTATACGTGACAATCACTAACAAGATACCTGAACAATGAACAAATTACATGTTGTTCACAAAGTTACAACTAATAGTAAAGCAGAATGATCTCCCttgtctataataataatactgttaGTTGTGTCAGCTTATAATTATGTGTTTTTATGTGGCTTGGCTGCCATGTCGTGCAGTATCCATGCTGGGCTGTTGTTcaggaagtaaattattttaaactctaaaggaacgtccgaaacatgtaaaacattttcacatAAAAACTCATAAAGACTGTTGACTGTCATAACTTAAACCTAGCCCCTAAACcgtaacataataaaaaaaaaatgtttgttttaatttttattctacTATTTCAAGTAAAGACTGTAGACAAACGTAATCTATCCCTAACTCTTACAGTGTATAGAAGAAGTTGGCAAATACTGAAGTGGTCAAACAAGGGAGATTATCTAGtccttaagaaaaaaacaatattaaatttaaaaaatatatttcaaaatctATTAGTCTCTAGGCAGAACAAATTACAtgtttgtaatctgcattttaaatatgaattcttaaaaatatatagaaacCTGATTCCAGGTATCTAGTCATGTAAAAAAATACCATAtgaaattactagatctatagatgtGAATGTTAGTCCTTACTTTGTCTTGCATtccataatattaacaatattgtATATTGGAAAAAACtggaaataaattaatattttttaatgaacttaAAGTTTCTCTGAataatctttttatttgttaatttgaAAGTTTTCTGTACAACTGcagtttttttgtatttaatccCTGTGTGTACATTTGTTTGCTGTcctgcaattttttaaaatttattatggGTAAATTGCTGTCAATATGTAAGCTGTCTCTTATTTATGTTGTGGAAAATTGAAGAAAAGAATGCAGCATATTTGCAATCAACAGGATAATTTGACATGCAAACATATTAATATTTCAACTATGCATTTCTTCTTGTCAGAATGCCTTAATTATTTGATGCacaaaaatagacaaaagttttaatggcatgtctatttataataaatacaatGATACAGATCTACCACTGCTTTTTCCTTACAACAGATTTAGAATGCAGTTCAAAAACCTTCACTTGGAATATATaatctgttaaatttttatacatttttggctagaaatacacaacaaaacaacaaaggcCCAAAGaattttaattgttaaaatattaaccaatagATTATTTCCAGGAATAATCCAGCCACtattttcatttgattatgtAGGAGCATATGttaaaataattagattttgtttttcttgtttgtatttaGTGATTCGTAATTAGTGTATCTTTAAACTTGgcctacattttatttattaatttctgtTTCAGGAATGGGTGAGAAGCTTAAAGCCTATCAAACTACCATATTAAAACGAGttgaatgtgaaaaaaaggCATTTGATATTGTCAATAAATTAATTGATGAAACAGTTGATGGAGACTATCTTATTCGATGTGTGAGTATCAttattaaaatagatttattcCAAAAGAACAACAGACCTGAAATAGTGACAAATTATTGACAATAGACTTTAATAattcaaacattttataaaacaaaatatgctaTCTAATCTTCCTTTTTTTATGCACTTAATAACTCTTTTTGTGCTGACTCTCCATTGTTaacactttataaaaacaatctgatatttcttttttctcttaaaatacAGTACTTTAGAACAGGAAAAATTCCATTCATAATTGTAGAACTTACTATTACAGGACTTAGTATTACAAACATTATAAGCtaccaaataaaaatattaaataactgaattaaaaaaaaaaattttgtatgaAATCGaatacaatctttttttttataataaatcttAAAGCTTTTCATGACAAAGTAAGTTATTTTTAgggttaaaaaatatatttttaaaaaatcagagaTCTTTATTTGTATGGCTTACAGGGTCATTTGATTACCAGAGAACATTACAATGACATTGTAGAGGAGAGAGCTATCACCATGCTTTGTGGTTATCCTGTTTGTGGTAAAACATTAGAAaatgtaagtctttttttttttcaaatttatctcttaaatttttaaaataatagcaTTAGTTaatacttattattatttttttgttgttttacaaataTCACACCATTTAACATGAAATTTTTCTTAAGAattctaaaaaaagttttttttctccatcATTTTTCTTCCAATCCTGCATACTACAAACTACAGAGGttactttaaaagagaagatgattacatccttcttgtttcatgtgtcaatctagtcatagaATTTAATTAGTTACCTAAATTctgttgttggttttcctggttgattcaaGCAAAACATTCCATACTCTATGTTCCTGCCCTATCAATAGTGCAGGAATAAGCTCCCTTATTTTTGGTTCCACCACAATTCGTTCATTGACATTTTGTttaccgacaaatcgttcacaacTTTTCATTCACGCGACATTTCGTTCACAATTCGTTCACCTGACAtatcgctcacagacaacttgttcactgcctggtcgtgcggtttgcgcgctggactgtcgttcagatttattgatggtcccgggttcaaaccctgcccgctcccatcccccgtcgtcctgcgggaggtttggactaggaagtaattatcttcaactctgaaggaacatccgaaacatcttaaacattttacattttacaaatcattcactgacaattcgttcacatgtgttaatattatatattcttgtTGCacgtttaatttgtttaaattaaaacttttgtagctattatttcaaaaaaaaaataataaaatttgattGCTAGAGATCGGGCCTAATTCGagtttctttgttaatttttatttttggttaatTCTTTGTTAATGAAGACAGTATGTGATAATAAtgctactttaaaaaatgcGATCTTACAAAAAGATAGCTGAAAAATTTTAATGGGCCTTCACTTTCATTACTTTCatcatgtaggccttcttttacaccCAAGTTAGTCCTGCAGTTCCCTTAtttgatacaaaacaaaataattaattactactaattaattaattaattaacctttttattgatttataatttgttaagtacaataaataattgtgtaaaatttcaaaaaTTGTACCATATAGACaatgtgagttgatataagctttgtaaaaataattaataatataaatattttttttttactagattcCAAAAAAGAAGTATCACATCTCAACTATTTCTAACAAAGTCTATGACATTTCTGAAAGAAAGGTAATGTTTTAAACAGATTTCATTTACTACACATTTAGATAAAAGTTTGAAATGAAGAATAGATGTTATGGTCTGGCTATAGTCTTATATTTTAGATGCTCATGTTATTTTTGATGATTATGTTTCAGAATTTTTGCAGCAACCAGTGTCTAAAAGCCTCCAAATATTTCTGCAATCAAATTCCTGAATCACCATTATGGTCTAGAGAAAAGGAGATATTGCCTGCAATGAAACTAATTCCTTTGGAACTGGACAAGTAATATTAACTGCTAGCTTGTTATTACTTCTAAcatttaacaaaatgttttccTCAGAATTTTCTGTTTTACTAATATTAGATTAAATCAATTATAATTAATGctagaaaataattttattaaatatttttatattattttttttttgttttaagttattaataacatattttaatttgtttttcaaactgGTCACAGAGGTATTATTGGTGAAGAAGTAGTTGGAGCATCTCCTATAAAGCTTCTTAAAGAAGAACTATCAAAACTGGATGAATTAGATGCTAAAATGTCAACCCTCAGTTTATCGTCAGAAGAACAAATCAAGcaagaaaagaaacattttaaaaaagaatgttcACTTCCTGATTCTTCTGCAGTttcagacaaaataaaagatgcATTGTCTTTAATGGAGAATTCTGCCGTGTTAAATGTTACACATGATGAAACTAGTGGGGACATTCATAAGTCAGTTTCTGATCGCAAGAAAGTCCAGCAATTGATCTCTAAAGAAACCAATATTGATTCATCAGTTCCTGAAGTCTCTACTGATCTGTGCTTAAACCCTAACACAACTGCTCATTCTACATCAAAATATATAATACCAACATTTGAACAGCAAAAGTCAAACAAAGCAATTACAGAAAAAATTTCAGCTTCTTCTTCAGTCACTGACCATCAAAATCCAGGAGCTAAACTCGAACAGTTACAAAAAATTTTGTCTAGAAAGAAAGGCATTTTGTCTGAGATGATTGTTGACATGCAGCCTTCAACATTTCTGTCTTTACCTGCCATTGACACAAATAAAAGAGTAGTCCATTATCAGGACTCAGCAACTGCAGATTTAAATCATAAGCAGCTTCAAGAAGATGGCAAAGAAAAAGTCcataagaaggaaaaaaaagtgactggtcaacttaaaaacatttttcaattaCCTTTGCAACAAATAACAAATAGTCTTAAGACATGGGTTACAAATGAAACAAGTTCCTATCTGTTTTCATCTTCAAGTGGTGATAACAATGACAAGTTAAGTTTCTCTGACCCCAAATTACAACAAGAGTATGCTCAGCTTTGCAAACGACTAAATGATCAAGAAAAGGATTTTGATAATTTATTACAAGGAGATGTGGAAAGTGAGGTAAAGGCAAAAGTTCAACTCAAATCAGTCCCAGATTACCAAAAGCTAAAGCAAGAAACTGAATCGTTTCAACTTCAAGTGCTGGAGTTTATAACTGGAAAAAAACCTGAACCTCAAAAAGATTCAGATGAAGTAAgtctaaataatattgaaattcttataaatgcatttttaagAACTATTCAAGAGAGATTTAATATAGACCAGGGAAaagagacttttaaaaaaaaaacactttctgtCAGAGATTTAACGATGGGATAAAAAACAATTTCTAGTTTAGtgataacatttttaatgttatattATACAGTTTATTGGTTATGCATGCAGTCAGTCACCATAAAAAATGATTTAGAGATTAAGTTGACCCAACATTTCTGATGATTGTTTTTCATAAATGGAAACACTCTTCAGGCATATTGACATACAAATCCAGCAGAAAACTGGCTTCAGTGTCTCTTTCTGACACTAATCTTTAAAGTTTCAATGTCTCTTTCTGACACTAAtctttaaagtttactttctatCAAATTCATTAATTGAAAGATCCAATTTGAGTCTTGTACTTTTGATCTAAAATTTTCAGATTCAGCATAGGGAAATGGCAAACTGTCTGGTGAGTTGTCTAATTGAATTATTTCCCCTGGGCATGTTAGCAGCATCTGACAAGCATTTCTTGATGAACTTGCCATCTAATAGAATCTTGTTCTATTTTATGATCTTGTGGAATAActcctaaaattttgttaaGATTGCAACATTTACAAAACTTTCAATTACATTATATGCTCTGTGGGCCCATACTTTGCCAATCTCTTAAGTAGACTTGAAATTGATAAGCGTTTGTTCATTTCTTCTCAATTTCTTCTCAGACGCAGGATGATAATACAAATTCTGTCTACTTGCCAACTATAGATTCTTATGACCAACAACAGATCAGAATGAGAATAGTCTTATACCAACTGGATAAAGTGTTAGtaaacaactttttattttcatcaaatgtcagataaattttaaaaataatttcattattttcatcACTGTAAAATAATAGTTCACTTTGTTCAATATTTTGCTATCATTAAATAAATGCAATGTGTTTCTTTCTTGTTtatgctgtttttttaattttgctaatTCTAAACAGAATGCCAGATCTTTTAGCACCTTTATCTCTGCCTCTTCAGCTTATTTCATCGTTAATTAGGGAGCTAGTCTCCACATTCAAGTAAGTATTctacattcaaaacaaagagtaacaaattctttaaaataaaattttatgtcAGACATCCACACTTTACTTTATAATGCACTGTTTAATGGTGAAAGCTGATACCTGGTGCCACAAACCGGGAGCTATGGGCAGATGGAGCAAGTCAGCCTAGTACGGCAGTTCATCTAAG
The DNA window shown above is from Biomphalaria glabrata chromosome 5, xgBioGlab47.1, whole genome shotgun sequence and carries:
- the LOC106077623 gene encoding putative RNA polymerase II subunit B1 CTD phosphatase RPAP2 isoform X2 gives rise to the protein MGEKLKAYQTTILKRVECEKKAFDIVNKLIDETVDGDYLIRCGHLITREHYNDIVEERAITMLCGYPVCGKTLENIPKKKYHISTISNKVYDISERKNFCSNQCLKASKYFCNQIPESPLWSREKEILPAMKLIPLELDKGIIGEEVVGASPIKLLKEELSKLDELDAKMSTLSLSSEEQIKQEKKHFKKECSLPDSSAVSDKIKDALSLMENSAVLNVTHDETSGDIHKSVSDRKKVQQLISKETNIDSSVPEVSTDLCLNPNTTAHSTSKYIIPTFEQQKSNKAITEKISASSSVTDHQNPGAKLEQLQKILSRKKGILSEMIVDMQPSTFLSLPAIDTNKRVVHYQDSATADLNHKQLQEDGKEKVHKKEKKVTGQLKNIFQLPLQQITNSLKTWVTNETSSYLFSSSSGDNNDKLSFSDPKLQQEYAQLCKRLNDQEKDFDNLLQGDVESEVKAKVQLKSVPDYQKLKQETESFQLQVLEFITGKKPEPQKDSDETQDDNTNSVYLPTIDSYDQQQIRMRIVLYQLDKVMPDLLAPLSLPLQLISSLIRELVSTFKLQKDTIVFKPSEWTLIAILILKMLSKKSKSISEAFCQDAALRYFSILLKGIDHTMEDFDKLTDDILSCCNKML
- the LOC106077623 gene encoding putative RNA polymerase II subunit B1 CTD phosphatase RPAP2 isoform X1, translated to MGEKLKAYQTTILKRVECEKKAFDIVNKLIDETVDGDYLIRCGHLITREHYNDIVEERAITMLCGYPVCGKTLENIPKKKYHISTISNKVYDISERKNFCSNQCLKASKYFCNQIPESPLWSREKEILPAMKLIPLELDKGIIGEEVVGASPIKLLKEELSKLDELDAKMSTLSLSSEEQIKQEKKHFKKECSLPDSSAVSDKIKDALSLMENSAVLNVTHDETSGDIHKSVSDRKKVQQLISKETNIDSSVPEVSTDLCLNPNTTAHSTSKYIIPTFEQQKSNKAITEKISASSSVTDHQNPGAKLEQLQKILSRKKGILSEMIVDMQPSTFLSLPAIDTNKRVVHYQDSATADLNHKQLQEDGKEKVHKKEKKVTGQLKNIFQLPLQQITNSLKTWVTNETSSYLFSSSSGDNNDKLSFSDPKLQQEYAQLCKRLNDQEKDFDNLLQGDVESEVKAKVQLKSVPDYQKLKQETESFQLQVLEFITGKKPEPQKDSDEIQHREMANCLTQDDNTNSVYLPTIDSYDQQQIRMRIVLYQLDKVMPDLLAPLSLPLQLISSLIRELVSTFKLQKDTIVFKPSEWTLIAILILKMLSKKSKSISEAFCQDAALRYFSILLKGIDHTMEDFDKLTDDILSCCNKML